Proteins from a genomic interval of Sulfurimonas sp. HSL3-2:
- a CDS encoding TolC family protein yields the protein MKKTIFILLALFATTGLWSAPIIFGIVMDAKTPQYEKIKNELSKELTTMTQGEFQVAFAKPLIADWSTSKAQEVLKKLQNDPKVNMIITVGIVSANTALKEKELKKPTFAPYLLQLNQHPKAHKQNFNYLAFGTPFTVALKDFLSVTSFKNMTLITDEKLSNSLPDAMDNLKESALQKGINLHIVVCNSKSAPSQQIPLDTQAVMLTPLPSLSPKSKQKLIDDLVQKHLPSYSFGGDLKVSEGIMMSSVSAENTSRRIRQLALNIQAVLRGENPEKLSNEFDDEHQLVINLNTTSRVGVYPPFNILNQAKVIGSDEPLQADSLTLSDVAKLAIKNNLYIIAGQLGVKAEDENIKEVRSILLPHISGDLSYTQQNSDNVYVKQGFYAENSTAGSIKLHQVLFSEKALAALEIQKKMKSATQAQQRTLEMDVVERATTMFLNILISQTQLKVEKENLKLTQSNLKMARGRVNAGTSDLSDVYHWESRIATSKQRVLSAKAAVEKAQDALNFILHRPITQRVKTLPATLDNSDLIVGNKELLSLITNENDVRLINDYFVQEGLKSASELQVFDNKIAAKKRKLISDKRAYYAPNLELVGEVSRVFDEKRDPAASFSLKDKTNWNAGVVLSLPLYEGGAKDASYSRSRLQLQQLQVSKEEEKSFIEQQIREDLHTIRFSYPSIELTKQAAQAAQKSFELVQNNYAKGTRSMTDLLVAQNASLLANQESASAIYKFLKDLMHLQRDIGQFDFFMNSAERTSFTTDLSSLIQNSHNQTSKAEK from the coding sequence ATGAAAAAAACTATATTTATTTTACTCGCTCTCTTTGCCACTACCGGTTTATGGTCGGCACCGATTATATTCGGTATCGTCATGGATGCCAAAACTCCCCAATATGAAAAGATAAAAAATGAGTTGTCAAAAGAGCTCACGACTATGACTCAAGGTGAGTTCCAAGTAGCTTTTGCAAAACCTCTCATTGCAGATTGGTCAACTTCAAAAGCGCAGGAAGTTCTAAAGAAATTACAAAATGATCCCAAAGTAAATATGATCATAACCGTCGGTATCGTATCTGCTAATACCGCTTTAAAAGAAAAAGAGCTTAAAAAACCTACTTTTGCACCCTACTTGTTACAGTTAAACCAACACCCTAAAGCGCATAAACAAAATTTTAACTATCTTGCCTTCGGCACTCCTTTTACTGTCGCTTTAAAAGATTTTCTGAGTGTTACGAGTTTTAAAAATATGACCTTGATTACGGATGAAAAACTTTCAAACTCACTCCCGGACGCAATGGACAACCTCAAAGAAAGCGCTTTACAAAAAGGGATAAACCTACATATTGTCGTATGCAATTCAAAAAGTGCTCCCTCTCAACAAATACCGTTAGATACACAAGCGGTTATGCTAACGCCTCTGCCATCTTTAAGTCCAAAATCCAAACAAAAGTTAATTGACGATCTAGTACAAAAACACCTTCCAAGCTACTCTTTTGGGGGTGATCTTAAAGTTTCTGAGGGCATTATGATGTCATCGGTATCTGCTGAAAACACTTCACGAAGGATCAGGCAGTTGGCACTTAATATCCAAGCGGTACTAAGGGGTGAAAATCCGGAAAAACTTTCTAATGAATTTGACGACGAACATCAGTTGGTGATCAACCTGAACACTACAAGTAGAGTCGGCGTTTACCCTCCTTTTAATATACTCAATCAAGCAAAAGTCATAGGTAGTGATGAACCTTTGCAGGCTGACTCGCTCACACTAAGCGATGTTGCTAAACTCGCGATAAAGAACAACCTTTATATTATCGCCGGACAGCTAGGAGTAAAAGCCGAAGATGAAAACATTAAAGAGGTACGTTCTATTTTACTGCCTCACATTAGCGGTGATCTTTCCTACACACAACAAAACAGTGATAATGTTTATGTTAAACAGGGGTTTTATGCAGAAAACAGTACTGCAGGTTCCATAAAGCTGCATCAGGTTCTTTTTTCGGAGAAAGCCTTAGCTGCTTTAGAGATACAAAAGAAGATGAAATCAGCAACTCAAGCCCAGCAGCGTACACTGGAGATGGATGTCGTAGAACGGGCTACTACGATGTTTTTAAATATTTTAATATCGCAAACACAACTCAAAGTAGAAAAAGAGAACCTCAAACTTACCCAGTCCAATCTAAAAATGGCAAGGGGGCGTGTAAATGCCGGTACTTCAGACCTTTCGGACGTGTACCATTGGGAGAGTAGGATCGCCACGTCAAAACAACGGGTGCTCTCTGCTAAAGCAGCTGTTGAAAAAGCTCAAGATGCACTCAACTTCATCCTGCATCGCCCTATAACACAGCGAGTAAAAACTTTACCTGCGACATTGGACAACTCCGATCTTATCGTAGGCAATAAAGAGCTGCTTTCTTTGATCACAAATGAAAATGACGTCAGACTCATAAATGACTACTTCGTCCAAGAGGGTTTAAAAAGTGCATCCGAACTGCAAGTGTTCGATAACAAAATAGCAGCCAAAAAGCGTAAGCTCATATCAGACAAGCGAGCTTACTATGCTCCAAACTTAGAGCTAGTTGGTGAAGTTTCACGGGTATTTGACGAGAAGCGAGACCCTGCGGCAAGCTTTAGTCTAAAGGACAAAACCAACTGGAATGCCGGCGTTGTTCTGTCTCTTCCGTTGTATGAGGGAGGTGCCAAAGATGCAAGCTACTCCCGCTCACGCCTCCAACTCCAACAGCTGCAGGTTTCAAAAGAGGAGGAAAAAAGCTTTATAGAGCAACAGATTCGTGAAGATCTGCATACGATCCGATTCAGCTACCCTTCTATAGAGTTAACAAAACAAGCAGCCCAAGCAGCTCAAAAAAGTTTTGAATTGGTTCAGAATAACTATGCAAAAGGTACGCGTTCTATGACCGACCTCCTTGTCGCTCAAAATGCCAGTCTTCTGGCAAACCAGGAATCAGCCAGTGCGATTTACAAGTTTTTAAAAGACCTTATGCATCTGCAAAGAGATATTGGACAGTTCGACTTTTTTATGAATTCAGCAGAACGTACCTCATTTACAACAGACCTTTCATCCCTGATACAAAATTCTCATAACCAAACCTCAAAGGCGGAAAAATGA
- a CDS encoding TetR/AcrR family transcriptional regulator, with protein MSLKKKVQELKRDMILKEASKLFQNEGYENMKVADLAANVGVSVGSIYTLFGSKENLYNNYILDQIDYYLDILENEIKDIDDPHERLKILTKIKFQAFLSHKNVLHIGINHPLFYINTYNFTDEDDVMMNVYTFISDNIMQPLKEKITTSKSSLEMTLLYDSISTAMVKHWVIVNDDLMQKSDELFESFLLLVENR; from the coding sequence ATGAGTTTAAAGAAAAAAGTGCAGGAACTAAAAAGAGATATGATACTTAAAGAGGCATCAAAACTCTTTCAAAACGAGGGCTATGAAAATATGAAAGTAGCCGATCTGGCAGCCAATGTCGGTGTGTCTGTGGGCTCTATCTATACTCTTTTTGGTTCAAAAGAGAACCTCTACAATAACTATATCCTCGATCAGATCGATTATTATCTTGATATACTGGAAAATGAGATAAAAGATATAGATGATCCGCATGAAAGACTCAAAATATTGACAAAAATAAAGTTCCAAGCGTTCTTATCCCATAAAAACGTGCTGCATATCGGCATAAACCATCCACTCTTTTATATTAATACTTACAACTTTACCGATGAAGATGATGTGATGATGAATGTTTATACCTTCATTAGCGACAATATCATGCAGCCTTTAAAAGAAAAAATAACTACTTCTAAAAGTTCATTAGAAATGACTCTTTTATACGATAGTATAAGTACTGCCATGGTAAAGCATTGGGTTATAGTCAACGATGATCTTATGCAAAAAAGCGATGAACTCTTTGAGAGTTTTTTACTGCTCGTAGAAAATCGATAA
- a CDS encoding sodium-dependent transporter yields MKIARFSKVGFILAAAGSAVGLGNIWKFPYITGEYGGGAFVLIYLITVLLIGFSIMIAEMLIGYLGRRDTVSSFEELAPRNKHLWKFGGFQALAGLFVMIYYSVVIGWIFNYIVSALSGLPSSVDEAKTVFTTMLHSDFKTQLFYHTASFMIITFVVARGIKGGIEKLNMVLMPMLFIIVGVMFLYATTLDGFHQAMEFMFKPDFSKINSTAFVTAVGHAFFTLSLGMGAIMTYSASLEKDQNIVKSSLIVVALDTGIALFAGLMLFTFLYQYGGEPSSGPGLVFISLPSVFYQMGVLGNVFAVMFFISLAFAGLTSAVSLTEPMVQYFIDRFSWSRLKSSIMMGLFFYLVGIIAILSHIDGFASYLTWGSRNFFDWVDFLTAAFMLPAGGLIMAVFVGYVLPKSQVEKVLRPQLGRAFGTWYFSLRYIAPIALVIVMLNLVGIL; encoded by the coding sequence ATGAAAATAGCACGTTTTAGCAAGGTAGGATTCATTTTAGCAGCAGCCGGAAGTGCTGTGGGGCTCGGTAACATTTGGAAGTTTCCATATATCACGGGTGAGTATGGCGGGGGAGCTTTTGTTTTAATATACCTTATTACAGTGTTACTTATCGGTTTTTCGATCATGATCGCGGAGATGCTTATTGGTTACCTTGGGCGCCGCGATACGGTAAGTAGTTTTGAAGAGTTGGCACCAAGGAACAAACATCTTTGGAAATTCGGGGGATTTCAAGCTCTTGCCGGACTATTTGTGATGATATACTATTCGGTAGTCATCGGTTGGATCTTCAATTATATAGTAAGTGCTTTATCAGGCTTGCCATCTTCGGTCGATGAAGCAAAAACAGTTTTTACTACGATGCTTCATTCAGATTTTAAGACACAGCTTTTTTATCATACAGCATCTTTTATGATCATTACATTTGTCGTTGCACGCGGCATAAAAGGCGGGATCGAAAAGTTAAACATGGTGTTGATGCCGATGCTTTTTATCATTGTCGGTGTGATGTTTCTGTATGCAACAACTTTGGACGGCTTTCATCAGGCAATGGAGTTTATGTTTAAACCTGATTTTTCAAAGATCAACTCTACGGCATTTGTTACGGCGGTCGGCCATGCATTTTTTACCCTTTCACTCGGTATGGGGGCGATAATGACATACTCTGCGTCGCTTGAAAAAGATCAAAACATCGTAAAAAGCTCGCTGATAGTCGTAGCTTTAGATACGGGTATCGCTCTTTTTGCAGGGCTTATGCTTTTTACATTTTTATATCAGTACGGCGGAGAACCTTCATCTGGCCCGGGGTTGGTTTTTATCTCACTTCCTAGTGTTTTTTATCAGATGGGAGTACTTGGAAATGTCTTTGCAGTGATGTTTTTTATCTCTTTGGCTTTTGCCGGACTTACCTCTGCAGTTTCTCTTACCGAGCCGATGGTACAGTACTTTATAGACAGATTTTCATGGAGCAGATTAAAGTCTTCCATTATGATGGGTCTTTTCTTTTATCTTGTCGGGATCATAGCGATACTTTCACACATAGACGGTTTCGCATCATATCTTACATGGGGAAGCAGAAACTTTTTTGACTGGGTAGACTTCTTGACAGCCGCATTTATGCTGCCTGCAGGCGGACTCATCATGGCTGTTTTTGTCGGATATGTCCTGCCGAAGTCACAGGTCGAAAAAGTACTTCGTCCGCAATTGGGACGTGCATTTGGAACATGGTACTTTAGTCTTAGATATATAGCTCCTATCGCACTTGTGATAGTGATGTTAAATCTAGTGGGGATACTATAA
- a CDS encoding thiazole synthase, with amino-acid sequence MHRLKIGNYELDSRLIVGSGKYKDFETTKEATLASGSELITVAVRRLNITDPAKENLRDTFRGTNVKFLPNSAGCTTAEEAITTFRLTREATGIDLIKLEVIGDTQKTLYPDVLETIKACEVLAKEGFTIMAYTSDDPIMAKRLEDAGAAAVMPLAAPIGSGLGIQNPYNIVFIRDAIKVPVIVDAGIGCASDAAYAMELGADGVLTNTAIAQAKDPMIMAEAMKHAVIAGRMSYLAGRIAKRPYATASSPVDGLIQF; translated from the coding sequence ATGCACAGACTAAAAATCGGAAACTATGAACTAGACAGCCGCCTTATCGTAGGAAGCGGAAAATATAAAGATTTTGAAACGACAAAAGAAGCGACTTTAGCATCGGGAAGTGAACTTATCACTGTTGCAGTACGCCGTCTAAACATCACAGACCCTGCAAAAGAGAATCTTCGTGATACGTTCAGAGGGACAAATGTAAAGTTTTTGCCGAACTCTGCGGGATGTACGACTGCCGAAGAAGCGATAACGACATTTCGTCTGACTCGTGAAGCGACAGGGATCGACCTTATCAAACTAGAAGTGATCGGTGATACTCAAAAAACTCTTTACCCGGATGTTTTAGAGACGATTAAAGCATGTGAAGTACTTGCTAAAGAGGGCTTTACCATCATGGCTTACACGTCAGATGACCCGATCATGGCTAAACGTCTTGAAGATGCAGGTGCTGCAGCTGTCATGCCTCTAGCTGCTCCTATCGGAAGCGGTTTGGGAATCCAAAACCCGTACAACATCGTATTTATCCGCGATGCTATAAAAGTACCTGTTATCGTAGATGCGGGTATCGGCTGTGCAAGTGATGCGGCTTATGCAATGGAACTAGGAGCTGACGGAGTTTTAACGAACACTGCCATAGCTCAGGCGAAAGACCCGATGATAATGGCTGAGGCTATGAAACATGCTGTCATCGCAGGACGTATGAGCTATCTTGCAGGACGTATCGCTAAACGTCCATACGCTACTGCATCATCTCCTGTTGACGGACTGATCCAGTTTTAA
- the purN gene encoding phosphoribosylglycinamide formyltransferase, which yields MSLKKIVVLFSGEGKNLHNIIDKLHGTVCEVSCAITNKADAPGLQGLPIKGEVLEHTKFSSREEYDKELVKLIKSYEPDLVVLAGFMRILTPVFTKNIKSINLHPSLLPKYKGGNAIEESYKSGDKECGISVHWVSEELDGGEVIEQQSFLRAENETIESFYKKIKELEYELLPKTISKILYEL from the coding sequence ATATCTTTGAAAAAAATCGTAGTCCTTTTTAGCGGAGAGGGTAAAAATCTCCACAACATAATAGATAAACTTCACGGGACCGTATGTGAAGTAAGTTGCGCCATAACAAATAAAGCTGATGCACCCGGACTTCAGGGTTTACCTATAAAAGGTGAGGTACTAGAACATACAAAGTTCTCTTCACGCGAAGAGTATGATAAAGAACTTGTAAAACTCATAAAAAGCTATGAACCCGATCTCGTAGTCCTCGCAGGCTTTATGAGGATACTCACGCCCGTGTTCACAAAAAACATCAAGTCGATCAACCTGCACCCTTCGCTTCTTCCAAAGTATAAAGGTGGCAATGCCATTGAGGAATCATATAAGAGCGGCGATAAAGAGTGCGGGATCAGCGTACACTGGGTGAGTGAAGAACTCGACGGCGGAGAGGTGATAGAACAGCAGAGCTTTTTAAGAGCTGAGAATGAGACGATCGAGAGCTTTTACAAAAAAATCAAAGAGCTTGAATATGAACTGCTTCCAAAAACCATATCGAAAATTTTATATGAATTATAA
- a CDS encoding NAD(P)H-hydrate dehydratase encodes MQNIFDEVATLDQRCYKELALSEDLLMEHAADGMADFIRQNFSTPSGHFACRSILISCGSGNNGADGMALARLLHKDFDVRLHLVKEPSSPMARLQYERIKKLGVDIVDTISECDIVVDAIFGTGITRDLDNETALHVRALNDLDAVKIACDIPTGLHVNGTCDENTFCADYTLTMGALKRSLFSDAAKDFVGEIKVLDLGVSRTVYETSSKTKLLDLDEMKLPHRKSKSSHKGSYGHLAIVSGEKLGASVLCASAALRFGTALVTLLSNENPQIPTELMLSHQLPKNATAIALGMGLGIEFSQNELTQFLDNELPLLLDADIFYHPLITELLKRDNIILTPHPKEFIQLLHVSGLADITVDELQRERFKYAELFAQKYKNAVLVLKGANVIIAQDDTLFVNHNGTNVLAKGGSGDVLGGLIASLLAQGFTPLEASINGSLAHTKLALNYEGANFSLSPNDLIDGIKYL; translated from the coding sequence ATGCAAAATATCTTTGATGAAGTCGCCACTCTCGATCAACGCTGTTACAAAGAACTAGCTCTTAGCGAAGATCTCCTGATGGAGCATGCAGCCGACGGTATGGCTGACTTTATTAGACAAAACTTCTCTACGCCTTCTGGACACTTCGCTTGCAGAAGTATCCTCATCAGCTGCGGTTCCGGAAACAACGGAGCCGACGGTATGGCTCTTGCAAGACTTCTGCATAAAGACTTTGATGTAAGACTCCACCTTGTAAAAGAACCCTCATCCCCGATGGCTAGACTCCAATATGAACGCATCAAAAAACTCGGTGTCGACATCGTAGATACCATAAGCGAATGCGACATAGTAGTCGATGCGATATTTGGCACGGGCATTACCCGTGATCTTGATAATGAGACAGCCTTACATGTAAGAGCATTAAACGACCTCGATGCTGTAAAGATCGCCTGTGATATTCCTACAGGCTTACATGTAAACGGAACCTGCGACGAGAACACATTTTGCGCGGACTACACTTTGACCATGGGTGCGCTTAAACGATCACTTTTCAGCGACGCTGCAAAAGATTTTGTCGGAGAGATAAAAGTGCTTGATCTGGGTGTCAGCAGAACTGTTTACGAGACCTCATCAAAGACAAAGCTTTTGGATCTTGATGAGATGAAACTTCCTCACAGAAAGTCAAAAAGCTCTCATAAAGGAAGCTACGGGCATCTTGCCATCGTAAGTGGAGAAAAACTTGGAGCAAGCGTACTTTGCGCATCTGCAGCTTTACGTTTTGGAACGGCGCTTGTCACACTGCTGAGCAATGAAAACCCGCAGATACCCACAGAGCTTATGCTCTCGCACCAGCTTCCAAAAAATGCTACGGCCATAGCTCTTGGCATGGGACTTGGCATAGAGTTCAGCCAAAACGAACTGACTCAGTTTTTAGACAATGAGCTGCCTCTTTTACTCGACGCAGACATCTTTTACCACCCGCTCATCACTGAACTTTTAAAACGGGACAATATCATCCTCACTCCGCATCCAAAAGAGTTTATACAGCTCTTACATGTAAGCGGTTTAGCAGATATCACCGTCGATGAACTGCAGCGTGAACGTTTCAAATATGCCGAACTTTTTGCACAAAAATACAAAAACGCCGTATTGGTACTAAAGGGTGCAAATGTCATCATCGCACAAGATGACACTCTCTTTGTCAATCATAACGGAACAAACGTACTTGCAAAAGGTGGCAGCGGGGACGTACTTGGCGGACTCATCGCTTCTCTTTTAGCGCAAGGCTTTACCCCTCTTGAAGCATCCATCAACGGCTCGCTTGCCCACACGAAACTAGCACTCAACTATGAGGGAGCGAACTTTTCACTCTCTCCAAATGACTTAATAGACGGAATAAAATATCTTTGA
- a CDS encoding ATP-binding protein, protein MRDLIGIYENSIDSLKLKPRMLTTNTLILGEEGSGKTNLACRIRNYVIDNGVPTLYLDFSNSNEDEIELRYKDEYFNYIQFDESEVFLKEFKELIAQRKHIYMAVNPNFFSNKRDVKSKLTQALQDSELLENYYYFFHDIANLNGFYTKFEDFLLYMLSLFNLKKYGITFLTQPHEIFENAQLKLLFTFLYVGKCSNVDYFNTAVLKTLPKNKFLFQQRTANRTLLFNDIKTNMVKINEYMLEE, encoded by the coding sequence ATGAGAGATCTAATAGGAATATATGAAAATAGTATAGATTCATTAAAATTAAAGCCGAGAATGCTTACGACAAACACTCTTATCTTAGGTGAAGAGGGTTCTGGAAAAACGAATCTGGCTTGTAGAATCAGAAACTATGTCATCGATAACGGCGTCCCTACTCTTTATCTTGATTTTTCTAACTCTAACGAAGATGAGATCGAACTTAGATACAAGGATGAGTATTTCAACTACATCCAGTTTGATGAAAGTGAAGTATTTTTAAAAGAGTTTAAAGAACTTATCGCACAAAGAAAACATATCTATATGGCAGTGAATCCTAACTTTTTCTCAAACAAAAGAGATGTAAAAAGTAAGCTGACACAAGCGCTGCAAGATAGCGAACTGTTAGAAAACTACTACTACTTTTTCCACGATATCGCGAACCTGAACGGCTTTTATACAAAGTTTGAGGACTTCCTGCTTTATATGCTCAGCCTGTTCAACCTGAAAAAATACGGGATCACATTCTTGACTCAGCCTCATGAGATATTTGAGAATGCTCAACTTAAACTTCTGTTTACATTCTTGTATGTAGGAAAATGTTCAAATGTCGACTACTTCAATACGGCAGTGTTAAAAACACTTCCGAAGAACAAGTTCCTTTTCCAACAAAGAACAGCGAACAGAACTCTTCTTTTTAACGATATTAAAACAAATATGGTTAAGATCAACGAGTACATGCTTGAAGAGTAA
- a CDS encoding KpsF/GutQ family sugar-phosphate isomerase, with protein sequence MNYKEIAQQTLEIEAKTLLDAAKSVDDVFDKAVKTILACRGKLIVTGVGKSGLIGAKMAATFASTGTPSFFLHPTEALHGDLGMIGRDDVVIAISYSGESEELGAILPHVKRFNVPLIGMTKNALSTLGRFSDLVIPVVVEKEACPLDIAPTSSTTLTLALGDALAVCLMKARNFQKSDFASFHPGGSLGKRLFVRVSDLMKKDELPFAKLNTPIKEAIIRISEGRLGTVLLVDDERRLVGLVSDGDIRRALMREDFSLDAPVSKYATLDPFIIDDQNMLASEALTLIEQRKIQLVVITDRDGKVEGVLHIHTLVEKGIS encoded by the coding sequence ATGAATTACAAAGAGATTGCACAACAGACTTTAGAGATAGAAGCTAAGACCCTTTTAGATGCCGCAAAGAGCGTAGACGATGTTTTTGACAAGGCAGTAAAGACCATACTCGCATGTCGCGGCAAGCTGATAGTCACCGGTGTCGGCAAGTCCGGACTTATCGGGGCTAAGATGGCTGCAACATTCGCATCTACAGGGACTCCTAGTTTCTTTTTACATCCTACTGAAGCACTTCACGGTGACTTGGGGATGATCGGTCGTGATGATGTCGTGATCGCTATTAGTTATAGTGGAGAAAGTGAAGAACTTGGAGCTATTTTACCGCATGTAAAACGTTTCAATGTCCCACTGATAGGGATGACAAAAAACGCGCTTTCAACGCTTGGAAGATTTAGCGATCTTGTCATTCCCGTAGTCGTCGAAAAAGAGGCATGTCCTTTAGACATTGCACCGACAAGTTCGACGACTTTGACTCTGGCACTTGGAGACGCTCTTGCCGTATGTCTGATGAAAGCCCGCAATTTTCAAAAAAGCGACTTTGCATCATTCCATCCGGGCGGGTCTTTGGGCAAAAGACTCTTTGTAAGAGTAAGTGATCTGATGAAAAAAGATGAACTGCCGTTTGCTAAGCTTAATACGCCTATAAAAGAGGCGATAATAAGAATCAGCGAAGGACGTTTGGGTACGGTACTGCTTGTCGATGATGAAAGAAGACTCGTAGGCCTTGTAAGTGACGGAGATATAAGACGCGCGCTTATGCGTGAAGATTTCTCACTCGATGCACCCGTTAGTAAGTATGCTACATTGGATCCTTTTATAATAGATGATCAAAATATGTTGGCAAGCGAAGCTTTGACTTTGATCGAGCAAAGAAAGATACAGCTTGTCGTGATAACAGATAGAGATGGAAAAGTAGAGGGTGTACTTCATATACATACCTTAGTAGAAAAGGGTATATCGTGA
- a CDS encoding pseudouridine synthase, protein MRLNKYIAHYSSYSRREADKAIQDGYVRVDGEVETNPATQVDEKYSKVTVSGKKIAPTEQYTVIVYNKEKGELVTKSDPKGRKTIYDTLPSKYKHYIPIGRLDFATEGLLLLTDASRVATALMTSSMERVYRVKVKGEISEEMEIAMKNGLELDDASSGAHELSEIKSMNFAPFYAYKIIKNSPAYSILKIAIGEGQNREVRRFFAHFDREVVDLKRLSFGGIELNNLPNGKVRFLTRSEYGHLYEFMKVQEREQKGKAKEQKSQEKEEKSYKKEPKSKEKEKKSYDKKEYKSSKKRVSK, encoded by the coding sequence ATGCGATTAAACAAATATATAGCTCACTACTCGAGTTATTCGAGACGTGAAGCGGACAAAGCCATTCAAGACGGTTATGTCAGAGTCGACGGGGAAGTGGAGACTAATCCAGCGACACAAGTAGATGAAAAATATTCCAAAGTAACGGTCAGCGGAAAGAAAATAGCTCCGACTGAGCAGTATACGGTGATAGTCTACAACAAAGAGAAGGGCGAGCTCGTAACAAAGAGCGATCCAAAAGGCAGAAAGACGATCTATGATACGCTGCCAAGCAAATACAAGCATTATATTCCGATCGGAAGACTTGACTTTGCAACAGAGGGTCTGCTTCTTTTGACAGACGCTTCACGTGTTGCGACAGCGCTTATGACATCGAGTATGGAGCGCGTGTATCGTGTGAAAGTTAAGGGCGAGATAAGTGAAGAGATGGAGATCGCGATGAAAAACGGACTCGAACTTGATGATGCAAGTTCGGGTGCGCATGAGTTAAGCGAGATAAAATCTATGAACTTCGCACCGTTTTATGCGTATAAGATCATAAAAAACTCTCCTGCTTACTCGATCTTAAAGATAGCTATCGGTGAGGGGCAAAACCGTGAAGTAAGACGCTTTTTTGCACACTTTGACAGAGAAGTAGTTGACTTAAAACGTCTCTCTTTTGGGGGAATCGAGCTGAACAATCTTCCAAACGGAAAAGTAAGATTCTTGACAAGAAGCGAGTACGGGCATCTGTATGAGTTTATGAAAGTTCAGGAACGCGAACAAAAAGGCAAGGCTAAAGAGCAGAAGAGTCAGGAAAAAGAAGAAAAAAGTTATAAAAAAGAACCAAAAAGCAAAGAGAAAGAAAAAAAGAGTTACGATAAAAAAGAATATAAAAGTTCAAAGAAAAGGGTCTCAAAATGA
- a CDS encoding secondary thiamine-phosphate synthase enzyme YjbQ, with protein MKKMKFPTSHKTQLMDISKEVSEEVIKSGVKDGICVVFTPHTTGSIFMFENQDPALRRDLLNALSRVAPSDVEYQHTGTNAAAHLKSSRMGNSVTIPVVNAKLMIGKWQGVFFGEFDGPRQEREVYIKVIAG; from the coding sequence ATGAAAAAAATGAAGTTTCCGACAAGTCATAAAACGCAGTTAATGGATATCAGTAAAGAGGTCAGTGAAGAGGTCATAAAGTCAGGTGTAAAAGATGGCATATGCGTAGTCTTTACCCCGCATACGACTGGAAGTATCTTTATGTTTGAAAATCAAGACCCGGCTCTTCGTCGTGACCTTCTAAATGCACTTTCACGTGTTGCTCCGAGCGATGTCGAATATCAACACACGGGAACGAATGCTGCGGCACACCTGAAAAGTTCTCGTATGGGTAACTCGGTCACTATCCCTGTAGTGAATGCAAAACTTATGATAGGAAAATGGCAGGGTGTCTTTTTCGGTGAGTTTGACGGCCCTCGTCAAGAGCGTGAAGTCTACATAAAAGTCATAGCGGGCTAA